In one window of Arthrobacter pascens DNA:
- the prfB gene encoding peptide chain release factor 2 yields MANIDFSAEIRALRATYASIERVSDVEALKEDIAELSERAGEPDLWDDPAKAQKITSRLSHRQSELERLNTLASRIDDLEVLVELGQDEDDADSMGEAASELESIRKSLKELEVVTLLSGEYDEREAVVSIRAGAGGVDAADFAEMLMRMYLRWAERHGYPTTVMDTSYAEEAGLKSATFEVKAPYAFGTLSVEAGTHRLVRISPFDNQGRRQTSFAAVEVIPLIEQTDSIEIPDNEIRVDVFRSSGPGGQSVNTTDSAVRLTHIPTGTVVSMQNEKSQLQNRAAAMRVLQSRLLLLKKEQEDAEKKAFAGDVKASWGDQMRSYVLNPYQMVKDLRTDHEVGNTSAVFDGEIDDFIDAGIRWRTDNRNAEK; encoded by the coding sequence ATGGCCAATATTGATTTTTCCGCAGAAATCCGCGCTCTTCGCGCCACCTACGCCTCCATCGAGCGAGTCTCCGATGTTGAGGCGCTGAAGGAAGACATCGCCGAGCTGAGCGAGCGGGCGGGGGAGCCGGACCTGTGGGACGACCCCGCGAAGGCCCAAAAAATCACCTCAAGGCTGTCACACCGGCAGTCTGAGCTGGAGCGGCTGAACACGCTGGCGTCGCGCATCGATGACCTGGAGGTCCTGGTCGAGCTTGGCCAGGATGAGGATGACGCCGATTCGATGGGGGAGGCCGCCAGCGAGCTTGAGTCCATCAGGAAATCCCTCAAGGAACTGGAAGTCGTGACCCTGCTGTCCGGGGAGTACGACGAACGTGAGGCCGTGGTTTCGATCCGGGCAGGAGCAGGCGGCGTGGATGCGGCAGACTTTGCCGAAATGCTGATGCGCATGTATCTGCGCTGGGCCGAACGGCACGGTTACCCCACCACCGTGATGGATACCTCCTACGCGGAAGAGGCGGGCCTCAAGTCGGCCACGTTCGAAGTCAAGGCACCGTACGCTTTCGGTACACTCAGCGTCGAGGCGGGAACGCACCGCCTCGTGAGGATCAGCCCCTTTGACAACCAGGGCCGCCGCCAGACGTCGTTCGCGGCTGTCGAGGTAATCCCGCTGATCGAACAGACTGACTCCATCGAGATCCCCGACAACGAAATCCGCGTTGATGTCTTCAGGTCATCGGGACCAGGCGGCCAGTCGGTCAACACCACGGACTCAGCTGTCCGGCTCACCCATATCCCTACGGGCACGGTGGTCTCCATGCAGAACGAAAAGTCCCAGCTGCAGAACCGTGCGGCTGCCATGCGCGTGCTGCAGTCCCGCCTCCTGCTCTTGAAAAAGGAGCAGGAGGACGCCGAAAAGAAGGCATTTGCCGGCGACGTCAAGGCCTCTTGGGGCGACCAGATGCGGTCCTACGTCCTCAACCCGTACCAGATGGTCAAGGACCTGCGCACCGATCACGAAGTGGGTAATACCTCGGCAGTGTTCGACGGCGAGATAGACGACTTCATCGACGCCGGCATCCGCTGGCGGACCGATAACCGGAACGCTGAGAAGTAG
- the ftsE gene encoding cell division ATP-binding protein FtsE, with product MIRFENVTKVYDQNVRPALDDVSLEIDRGEFAFLVGASGSGKSTFLRLVLKEDRATSGAVYVAGQNVAKISSWRVPRLRRGIGVVFQDFRLLPQKNVFANVAFAMQVIGKSRSVIRDTVPEVLKTVGLEGKEHRMPHELSGGEQQRVAIARAVVNRPGILLADEPTGNLDPTTSMGIMGVLDKINQNGTTVVMATHDDDIVNEMRKRVVELKNGVVIRDEARALYTSMIPIVGQSRRLKDASGREEPPPAGPADQGSSAGEEQR from the coding sequence ATGATCCGATTCGAAAATGTCACCAAGGTCTACGACCAGAATGTCCGTCCTGCGCTGGACGACGTCAGCCTTGAAATTGACCGTGGTGAATTTGCCTTCCTTGTCGGCGCGTCCGGATCCGGCAAGTCGACCTTCCTGCGGCTTGTGCTCAAGGAAGACAGGGCAACATCGGGGGCCGTCTATGTCGCCGGCCAGAACGTAGCCAAGATCTCCAGTTGGCGCGTGCCCCGGCTGCGCCGCGGAATCGGCGTGGTCTTCCAGGACTTCCGGCTCCTTCCGCAGAAAAACGTCTTTGCCAACGTTGCCTTTGCCATGCAGGTCATCGGCAAGAGCCGCAGCGTCATCCGGGACACCGTTCCGGAAGTGCTCAAGACCGTTGGACTCGAAGGCAAAGAGCACCGGATGCCGCACGAACTCTCGGGCGGCGAGCAGCAGCGCGTGGCAATCGCCCGCGCCGTGGTGAACCGTCCCGGCATCCTTCTGGCCGACGAACCGACCGGAAACCTGGATCCCACGACATCCATGGGCATCATGGGAGTGCTGGACAAGATCAACCAGAACGGCACCACAGTGGTGATGGCCACCCACGACGACGACATCGTTAACGAGATGCGCAAGCGCGTTGTGGAGCTGAAGAACGGCGTGGTTATCCGCGACGAAGCCAGAGCGCTTTACACCTCCATGATTCCCATCGTGGGCCAGTCGCGCCGGCTCAAGGACGCCAGCGGCCGGGAAGAACCACCGCCCGCCGGCCCGGCAGACCAAGGGTCATCCGCAGGGGAGGAGCAGCGATGA
- the ftsX gene encoding permease-like cell division protein FtsX, translated as MRLAFILSEIGSGLRRNLSMVVSVILVTFVSLTFVGAAGMLQLQINQMKGYWYDKVQVAIFLCSDGSTAAGCASGPITPEQQENLKTLLQSPAVAQYINDFQFESKDEAYKHFKDQFSNSPIVDSVTPDQLPASFRINMKDPQKYQIISETFSSQPGVETVIDQRQLLERLFSAMNAASLVAVSIAGVMIVCAILLIATTIRLSAFSRRRETGIMRLVGASKTVIQLPFILEGVIAAVIGAALASGTLWAVAHFFLGEYLSKQYPDTAFISPGQTLILAPALLILGGSLAGISSLLTLRRYLRV; from the coding sequence ATGAGGCTCGCCTTTATCCTCAGTGAGATCGGGAGCGGACTTCGGCGGAACCTCTCCATGGTGGTATCAGTCATCCTGGTCACCTTCGTATCCCTGACGTTCGTGGGTGCCGCCGGCATGCTGCAGCTTCAGATCAACCAGATGAAGGGCTACTGGTATGACAAAGTCCAGGTAGCCATTTTCCTTTGCAGTGACGGTTCGACGGCGGCGGGCTGCGCCAGCGGGCCGATCACCCCCGAGCAGCAGGAGAATCTCAAGACGCTTCTCCAGTCGCCGGCTGTTGCCCAGTACATCAATGATTTCCAGTTCGAGTCCAAGGACGAGGCGTACAAGCACTTCAAGGACCAGTTTTCCAACTCGCCGATCGTGGACTCGGTGACGCCGGACCAGCTGCCAGCCTCCTTCCGCATCAACATGAAGGACCCGCAAAAATACCAGATCATCAGCGAGACATTCTCATCCCAGCCGGGCGTGGAAACTGTGATCGACCAGCGGCAACTCCTTGAACGCCTCTTCTCGGCCATGAACGCCGCGTCCCTCGTCGCCGTGAGCATCGCCGGCGTGATGATTGTGTGTGCCATCCTGCTGATCGCCACCACCATCAGGCTTTCGGCCTTTAGCCGCCGACGCGAGACAGGAATCATGCGGCTGGTGGGAGCGTCCAAGACAGTCATCCAGCTCCCGTTCATCCTCGAAGGCGTTATCGCGGCCGTGATCGGCGCTGCCCTGGCGTCCGGAACGTTGTGGGCGGTGGCCCACTTCTTCCTGGGTGAGTATCTGTCCAAGCAGTATCCGGACACGGCATTCATCTCCCCGGGGCAGACCCTGATTCTTGCGCCGGCGCTGCTAATCCTTGGCGGATCCTTGGCAGGAATTTCGTCTCTCTTGACCTTACGCAGATATTTGAGGGTTTAG
- a CDS encoding peptidoglycan DD-metalloendopeptidase family protein, with protein sequence MTAMHRPSPRQASRRPSARRASIISGVLALVLAASFGAASPAAYADDLEDKKAALEAEAARVQQSLEFVDSRIAKAASDLVIYQGQLPGAQQALLDAQGRVASAVKEVEALSARVDLAQQNRAKITQQLESDKQKIADTKKLIGQIATQAYKAGGVPSNLTLFFGSNGGGSLTDTMDLADQAMRSQNSAMDKLSQQNATNVNSQARLEAVEAEIQDLKAKADAALEKEKAARDEAAKKKAEVDQLIADTTRLDAELQAAKPGIQSQLAAVQASQNAVANEIAERDRRLREAWEAEQRRLAEAAAAAARAKGQAVQPYAPVTGSPSAFGLRHPFANDVPITSGFGWRLTPPGTIDFYGTGGYMHTGIDFGAACGTPVYAAAAGEVFSSGWNSADGGGWRVKLSHGVVQGNSLTTIYYHNSSIVVSNGQQVSQGQLIAYSGNTGNSTGCHAHFETWLNGVAVDPMRLL encoded by the coding sequence ATGACTGCAATGCACCGACCCTCGCCCCGGCAGGCCAGCCGCCGCCCCTCAGCGCGCCGCGCCAGCATCATCAGCGGCGTCCTGGCCCTCGTCCTGGCCGCCAGTTTTGGCGCGGCATCGCCGGCAGCATATGCCGATGATCTTGAGGACAAGAAGGCGGCGCTGGAGGCCGAGGCGGCCCGCGTGCAGCAGTCCTTGGAATTCGTTGACTCGCGGATCGCCAAGGCGGCGAGCGACCTGGTGATCTACCAGGGGCAGCTGCCTGGTGCCCAGCAGGCCCTGCTGGATGCCCAGGGGAGAGTTGCCAGCGCGGTCAAAGAGGTCGAGGCACTGTCGGCCAGGGTGGACCTCGCGCAGCAGAACAGAGCCAAGATCACCCAGCAGCTTGAATCGGACAAGCAGAAGATTGCGGACACCAAGAAGCTCATTGGCCAGATTGCCACCCAGGCGTACAAAGCCGGTGGAGTTCCTTCCAACCTGACGCTCTTTTTCGGGTCGAATGGCGGCGGAAGCCTGACGGACACCATGGACCTTGCCGATCAGGCCATGCGCAGCCAGAACTCCGCGATGGATAAGCTCTCTCAGCAGAACGCGACTAACGTCAACTCACAGGCCAGGCTCGAGGCTGTGGAAGCGGAGATCCAGGATCTGAAGGCCAAAGCCGACGCCGCGCTGGAAAAGGAAAAGGCTGCCAGGGACGAGGCTGCAAAGAAGAAGGCAGAGGTGGATCAGCTGATCGCTGACACCACCCGTCTCGACGCAGAGCTGCAGGCCGCCAAGCCCGGCATCCAGAGCCAGCTTGCTGCAGTCCAGGCAAGCCAGAATGCGGTGGCAAACGAAATTGCCGAGCGGGACCGCCGGCTCCGCGAAGCCTGGGAGGCTGAGCAGCGGCGCCTTGCCGAAGCTGCGGCTGCGGCCGCGCGCGCCAAAGGCCAGGCCGTGCAGCCCTATGCTCCGGTGACTGGCTCGCCGTCGGCCTTTGGCCTGAGGCACCCGTTCGCCAATGACGTTCCCATCACCTCAGGTTTCGGCTGGCGCCTGACGCCGCCTGGGACCATTGATTTCTACGGCACTGGCGGATACATGCACACAGGCATCGACTTTGGGGCAGCCTGCGGCACTCCCGTATATGCGGCTGCGGCCGGTGAGGTGTTTTCCTCAGGTTGGAACTCCGCCGATGGAGGCGGCTGGAGGGTCAAGCTTTCCCATGGTGTGGTGCAAGGCAACTCCCTGACCACCATTTATTACCACAACAGCAGCATTGTCGTATCCAACGGACAGCAGGTTTCCCAGGGGCAGCTGATTGCTTACTCCGGAAATACGGGCAACTCCACCGGTTGCCATGCCCACTTTGAAACCTGGCTCAACGGTGTGGCTGTGGACCCAATGCGCCTGTTGTAA
- the smpB gene encoding SsrA-binding protein SmpB has translation MPKESGRKVVATNRKARHDYHVLDTYEAGIALMGTEVKSLREGHASMVDGFCTFYNDELWMEGIHIPEYNQGSWTNHSARRRRKLLLHREELIKISHKIRESGFTIVPLQLYFLDGRAKVEIGVARGKKEFDKRQSLREQQDNREALREVRERNRR, from the coding sequence GTGCCCAAAGAAAGTGGCCGAAAAGTTGTGGCCACCAACCGCAAGGCCCGGCATGACTACCATGTGCTGGACACCTACGAGGCCGGCATTGCGTTGATGGGCACCGAGGTGAAGTCCCTGCGTGAGGGTCATGCATCCATGGTGGACGGCTTCTGCACGTTCTATAACGATGAGCTGTGGATGGAGGGCATCCATATCCCTGAGTACAATCAGGGCAGCTGGACCAACCACTCGGCCCGCCGGCGGCGCAAGCTGTTGCTGCACCGGGAGGAACTCATCAAAATCTCCCACAAGATCCGTGAATCCGGCTTCACGATTGTCCCGCTCCAGCTATATTTCCTCGACGGCAGGGCCAAAGTGGAAATCGGCGTCGCGAGAGGCAAGAAAGAATTCGACAAGCGCCAGAGCCTTCGGGAGCAGCAGGACAACAGGGAAGCGCTGCGCGAAGTCCGGGAGCGGAACAGGCGCTGA
- a CDS encoding S1C family serine protease — protein MNQAREYSSSASDDDPLDSYSETVMRVAETVTPHVAAIEMTGKGRNGRFRVGAGSAVLFTEDGYLLTNSHVVAGTREGNAVFADGSRTELELVGADPLSDLAVVRGRAPKVSPAEFGDAESLRVGQLVIAVGNPLGLAGSVTAGVVSGLGRAIPVWAGSNRRVIEDVIQTDAALNSGSSGGALADSHSRIVGINTAVAGAGLGLAVPINATTRRIISALLADGRVRRAYLGVVSTPIRLNASAVVRTGQHDGLRVVEVLAGSPADKAGIMAGDILLSAGGRSVSNAESLQKLLFADAIGQPLRIAVLRDGREKNLVAVPEEMAANA, from the coding sequence ATGAACCAGGCGCGGGAATACAGTTCATCAGCGTCCGACGACGATCCCCTGGACTCGTACTCCGAGACCGTCATGCGGGTGGCTGAGACAGTCACTCCGCACGTGGCGGCGATTGAAATGACCGGGAAGGGCCGGAACGGCCGCTTCCGGGTAGGTGCAGGATCTGCTGTGCTTTTCACCGAAGACGGCTACCTGCTGACAAACTCCCATGTCGTCGCGGGAACCCGTGAGGGCAACGCCGTCTTTGCCGACGGCAGCCGGACAGAGCTGGAACTTGTCGGTGCCGACCCCTTGTCAGACCTGGCGGTTGTACGCGGGCGTGCGCCGAAGGTTTCACCGGCCGAGTTCGGTGACGCGGAATCGCTCAGGGTGGGCCAATTGGTTATCGCCGTGGGCAACCCGCTGGGCCTGGCGGGGTCAGTAACGGCGGGTGTGGTCAGCGGCCTGGGACGCGCCATTCCGGTGTGGGCCGGCAGCAACCGCAGGGTGATTGAGGATGTCATCCAAACGGATGCTGCCCTTAACTCCGGGAGCTCGGGCGGCGCGCTGGCGGATAGCCACAGCAGGATCGTGGGAATCAACACAGCAGTAGCGGGCGCAGGACTAGGCCTTGCCGTGCCAATCAACGCCACCACCCGGCGGATCATCTCCGCGCTCCTGGCCGACGGTCGGGTCAGAAGGGCCTACCTCGGCGTCGTCAGCACCCCTATCAGGCTCAACGCCAGCGCCGTGGTCAGGACCGGGCAACACGACGGGCTCCGGGTAGTGGAGGTGCTGGCAGGTTCTCCCGCCGACAAGGCCGGCATCATGGCCGGGGATATTCTCCTCAGCGCTGGCGGCCGTTCCGTCAGCAACGCTGAAAGCCTGCAGAAGCTGCTCTTCGCCGACGCCATCGGCCAGCCGCTGCGCATAGCAGTGCTAAGGGATGGCAGGGAAAAGAACCTCGTGGCAGTACCCGAAGAAATGGCCGCGAACGCGTAG
- a CDS encoding metal-dependent transcriptional regulator, translated as MKTSAPSSSIEDYVKVIYSFTEWQDKPITSSQLAQRLGVANSSVSEMVRKLKDQGLVDHKPYSAITLTKDGVRLALSMVRRHRLIETYLVEQLGYSWDEVHDEAELLEHAVSDTFIERMAAKLGNPQRDPHGDPIPTAEGRVLLPHAHRMSELDRGHTGRITRISDENPELLRYLSAEEIDLDADVEVIGRKPFGGALIVRIRSAGRTREYDLADEVTSALWVHSDRSHPGCVLGD; from the coding sequence GTGAAGACCAGCGCGCCCTCCTCCTCGATCGAGGACTACGTCAAGGTCATTTACTCTTTTACGGAGTGGCAGGACAAGCCCATCACGTCTTCGCAACTGGCGCAGCGCCTGGGGGTAGCCAACTCGTCCGTCTCTGAGATGGTCCGCAAACTTAAGGACCAGGGCCTGGTTGACCATAAGCCCTACAGTGCCATCACCCTTACCAAGGATGGCGTCCGGCTGGCCCTGTCCATGGTGAGGCGGCACCGCCTGATCGAGACATACCTGGTTGAGCAGCTGGGCTACAGCTGGGACGAGGTCCACGACGAGGCCGAACTCCTCGAGCATGCAGTCTCGGACACCTTCATTGAACGCATGGCGGCCAAGCTGGGTAACCCCCAGCGGGACCCCCACGGGGACCCGATCCCCACGGCGGAGGGCAGGGTCCTGCTGCCGCACGCCCACCGGATGAGTGAACTGGACCGGGGGCACACCGGCCGGATCACGCGTATCAGCGACGAGAACCCGGAGCTGCTCCGTTACCTGTCCGCTGAGGAAATCGATCTGGACGCCGATGTGGAGGTGATCGGCCGCAAGCCCTTCGGCGGTGCCCTGATAGTGCGGATCCGGTCCGCCGGCCGGACGCGGGAGTACGACCTGGCCGACGAGGTGACCTCTGCGCTCTGGGTGCACAGCGACCGGTCCCACCCGGGCTGCGTCCTCGGCGACTGA